In a genomic window of Nocardia fluminea:
- a CDS encoding permease family protein: MSVDTSKTTTAPEPPAPPALAWWTRGDTNAFFGLAFNILVNVLTLTTLTIAVVKIPSTDVLGTVLPALGIALVLGNLYYMVLARRLATREGRTDVTALPYGPSVPHMFIVVFVVMLPIYLATGDPLRAWAAGLAWAFMIGVIVMIGAFVGPYIRKVTPRAAMLGTLAGISITFIAMRPAAQMWEVAWIGLPVLAIILIGFFTDITLPGNIPVGLVALLVGTAIGWIGGYMSAPDVAQAAHDIALGLPDLRLGLLFDGLGDLAPLLATAIPLGIYNFTEAMSNVESAAAAGDNYNLRSVLLADGFGAVIGAGFGSPFPPAVYIGHPGWKDAGGRTGYSLASGLTIGIMCLLGLFGILATLLPIPAIVPILLYIGLLIGAQAFQAVPRIHAVAVVAALLPNLAEWAVTQIDNALSAAGTSAEKVGSDALGQAGVVYDGLKVFGSGAVLAGLVLGAIVTFILDKRFRAAGVAAVIGAGLSWIGLIHAHAVEWAAAPGVALGYLFFALVCLAYSLLPTATPAAEETTA, from the coding sequence ATGTCCGTCGACACCTCGAAAACGACCACCGCCCCGGAACCTCCCGCGCCACCGGCACTCGCGTGGTGGACCAGAGGAGACACCAACGCCTTCTTCGGGCTGGCGTTCAACATCCTGGTCAACGTCCTGACCCTGACCACGCTCACCATCGCGGTGGTGAAGATCCCCAGCACCGATGTGCTCGGCACGGTGCTGCCCGCTCTGGGTATCGCGCTCGTGCTGGGCAACCTGTACTACATGGTGCTGGCCAGGCGCCTGGCCACCCGCGAAGGCCGCACCGATGTGACGGCGCTGCCCTACGGGCCGAGCGTTCCCCACATGTTCATCGTCGTGTTCGTGGTGATGCTGCCGATCTACCTGGCCACCGGAGATCCGTTGCGGGCGTGGGCGGCTGGGCTGGCCTGGGCGTTCATGATCGGCGTGATCGTGATGATCGGAGCCTTCGTCGGCCCCTACATCCGCAAGGTCACCCCGCGGGCGGCGATGCTCGGCACCCTGGCCGGTATCTCGATCACCTTCATCGCCATGCGCCCCGCCGCGCAGATGTGGGAGGTGGCCTGGATCGGGCTGCCGGTGCTGGCCATCATCCTGATCGGCTTCTTCACCGACATCACACTGCCGGGCAATATCCCGGTCGGCCTGGTCGCGCTGCTGGTCGGCACCGCGATCGGCTGGATCGGCGGCTACATGTCAGCACCCGATGTCGCCCAGGCCGCACACGACATCGCGCTCGGTCTGCCCGACCTGCGCCTCGGCCTGCTCTTCGACGGACTCGGCGACCTGGCCCCACTGCTGGCCACCGCCATCCCGCTGGGTATCTACAACTTCACCGAAGCCATGAGCAACGTGGAGAGCGCCGCGGCCGCGGGCGACAACTACAACCTGCGCAGTGTGCTGCTGGCCGACGGTTTCGGTGCGGTGATCGGCGCGGGCTTCGGCTCACCCTTCCCGCCCGCGGTCTACATCGGCCACCCGGGCTGGAAGGACGCAGGCGGGCGCACCGGCTATTCGCTCGCCAGCGGCCTGACCATCGGCATCATGTGCCTGCTGGGGCTTTTCGGCATTCTCGCGACGCTGCTGCCGATCCCGGCGATCGTCCCGATCCTGCTCTACATCGGGCTGCTGATCGGCGCGCAAGCGTTCCAGGCGGTACCGCGGATCCACGCGGTGGCGGTCGTGGCCGCGCTGCTGCCCAACCTGGCGGAGTGGGCCGTCACCCAGATCGACAACGCCCTGTCCGCGGCGGGAACGTCGGCGGAGAAGGTCGGCTCGGACGCGCTGGGTCAGGCGGGGGTGGTCTATGACGGGCTGAAGGTGTTCGGGTCCGGTGCGGTGCTGGCCGGTCTGGTGCTCGGCGCGATCGTCACCTTCATCCTCGACAAACGTTTCCGTGCGGCGGGAGTGGCGGCGGTCATCGGCGCCGGATTGAGCTGGATCGGACTGATTCACGCGCACGCGGTCGAATGGGCCGCCGCGCCCGGTGTGGCACTGGGTTATCTGTTCTTCGCGCTCGTCTGCCTGGCGTACTCACTGCTGCCGACCGCGACGCCTGCCGCCGAGGAGACCACCGCGTAA